Proteins encoded in a region of the Ignavibacteriota bacterium genome:
- a CDS encoding Hsp20/alpha crystallin family protein, with protein sequence MPHFRFEPAKDFENFAQKMKKFIDEFPETFSFELGRGFEPRVDVLHDDQRVYVYVELAGVRKEDLSISYKDESVTVSGTRMPAYNPEEVVPTRVERAFGSFTRKVALPCDVKPDSVQARFNDGVLLVTFDKVKAAAPNEIKIDIQ encoded by the coding sequence ATGCCACATTTTCGATTTGAACCCGCAAAAGACTTCGAGAACTTCGCGCAGAAAATGAAGAAGTTCATCGACGAGTTCCCCGAAACCTTCTCCTTCGAGCTGGGGCGCGGATTCGAGCCGCGCGTCGACGTGTTGCACGACGATCAGCGCGTGTATGTGTACGTCGAGCTGGCAGGAGTGAGGAAGGAAGATCTCTCGATCTCCTACAAGGACGAATCGGTGACAGTGAGCGGCACCCGCATGCCCGCATATAATCCCGAAGAAGTGGTGCCGACCCGTGTCGAACGAGCCTTCGGGTCATTCACCCGCAAGGTCGCTCTGCCCTGTGATGTCAAGCCCGACTCCGTGCAGGCACGGTTCAACGACGGTGTATTGCTTGTGACATTCGACAAGGTCAAGGCGGCCGCACCCAACGAAATCAAAATCGACATCCAATAA
- the dnaK gene encoding molecular chaperone DnaK translates to MSKIIGIDLGTTNSVVAVMEGTTPVVIPNSDGGRTTPSVIGFKKDGERVIGNAAKRQAVTNPQNTVYSIKRFMGRLHGEVATEITEVPYKVVAGENGSARVDISGRIYSPPEISAMVLQALKKSAEEYLGHTVTEAVITVPAYFNDAQRQATKDAGEIAGLTVRRIINEPTAAALAYGLDKKRENEKVAVYDLGGGTFDISILELGDGVFEVKSTNGDTHLGGDDFDKRLIDYLADEFHKAEGIDLRKDPMALQRLKEASEKAKMELSTLLQTEVNLPFITATADGPKHLTTTITRTKFEQLVDDLVRRTVEPCKRALTDAGLTPNDIDEVILVGGSTRIPKVQELVKSLFGREPHKGVNPDEVVAVGAAIQGGVLSGDVTDVLLLDVTPLSLGIETLGGVMTTLIPANTTIPTKKSEIFSTASDSQTSVEIHVLQGERPMAVDNRTLGRFHLDGIPPAPRGVPQVEVTFDIDANGILHVSAKDKATNKEQSIRITSSSGLNKEEVERMKRDATEHAAEDKKRKEEIDLRNQADSLVFHTKKQLEDFKDKLDAGMIARLEADSAKLEEALKSGVAADIQPAMDALNKTWNEASTQMYQQASAQQPQGEPQPGSEGKKNVEDADYEVVDESK, encoded by the coding sequence ATGAGTAAAATCATCGGAATCGACCTGGGCACGACAAACTCCGTCGTTGCGGTGATGGAGGGAACCACCCCGGTCGTCATCCCGAATTCCGACGGCGGACGCACGACGCCATCCGTCATCGGTTTCAAGAAGGATGGTGAACGCGTGATCGGCAACGCCGCAAAGCGTCAGGCCGTCACGAATCCGCAGAACACCGTGTATTCGATCAAACGCTTCATGGGACGTCTGCATGGTGAAGTGGCGACCGAGATAACCGAGGTCCCTTACAAGGTTGTCGCGGGCGAAAACGGTTCCGCGCGTGTCGACATTTCCGGGCGCATCTATTCCCCGCCCGAAATCAGCGCGATGGTGCTGCAGGCATTAAAAAAATCCGCCGAGGAATACCTCGGCCATACCGTCACTGAGGCCGTCATCACTGTGCCTGCGTACTTCAACGACGCGCAGCGTCAGGCCACGAAGGATGCGGGCGAAATTGCGGGACTCACAGTGCGCCGCATCATCAACGAGCCCACTGCAGCGGCGCTCGCCTACGGTCTCGACAAAAAGCGCGAGAACGAAAAGGTGGCCGTGTACGACCTGGGCGGCGGCACCTTCGATATATCGATCCTCGAACTCGGCGACGGTGTGTTCGAAGTGAAGTCCACCAACGGCGACACCCACTTGGGCGGCGACGATTTCGACAAGCGGCTCATTGATTATCTCGCGGACGAATTCCACAAGGCCGAAGGCATCGATCTGCGCAAAGATCCGATGGCCCTGCAGCGGCTCAAGGAAGCGTCGGAAAAGGCCAAGATGGAACTGTCGACACTGTTGCAGACTGAAGTGAATCTTCCCTTCATCACTGCTACAGCCGATGGCCCCAAGCATCTTACTACCACCATCACACGCACAAAATTCGAACAGCTCGTGGACGATCTCGTTCGGCGGACTGTCGAACCCTGCAAGCGGGCTCTCACAGACGCAGGTCTGACGCCGAATGATATCGACGAGGTCATTCTTGTGGGCGGCTCGACCCGCATTCCCAAGGTGCAGGAACTGGTCAAGAGTCTGTTCGGGCGCGAGCCCCACAAGGGCGTAAATCCCGATGAAGTGGTGGCGGTCGGTGCGGCGATACAGGGCGGCGTTCTCTCGGGCGACGTGACCGATGTGCTTCTTCTTGACGTCACTCCTCTGTCGCTTGGCATCGAGACCCTCGGCGGCGTGATGACCACGCTCATCCCCGCGAACACCACCATTCCGACCAAGAAGAGTGAGATCTTCTCAACCGCCTCCGACAGCCAGACGTCGGTCGAGATCCACGTGCTGCAGGGTGAACGGCCGATGGCGGTGGACAACCGCACCTTGGGCCGCTTCCACCTCGATGGCATACCGCCCGCGCCGCGCGGCGTGCCGCAGGTTGAAGTCACCTTCGACATCGACGCCAACGGTATCCTCCACGTCTCGGCAAAAGACAAGGCGACAAACAAGGAACAGTCGATCCGCATCACGTCCTCGAGCGGCCTGAACAAGGAAGAGGTCGAACGGATGAAGCGCGACGCAACGGAACACGCGGCGGAGGACAAGAAGCGGAAGGAAGAGATCGACCTTCGCAATCAGGCGGACAGCCTCGTGTTTCACACGAAGAAGCAGCTCGAGGACTTCAAGGACAAGCTCGATGCAGGCATGATCGCGCGTCTCGAAGCCGACTCCGCAAAACTCGAGGAGGCGCTGAAGAGCGGCGTGGCGGCGGACATACAGCCTGCCATGGACGCCTTGAACAAGACGTGGAACGAGGCCTCGACGCAGATGTACCAGCAGGCATCCGCGCAGCAGCCACAGGGCGAGCCGCAGCCGGGTTCGGAGGGCAAGAAAAACGTCGAAGACGCCGATTACGAAGTGGTGGACGAATCAAAATAA